CCACTCTATGTTGTGATGGTTTACACGCTAATTTACTATGCATAGCAGTGAATGCAAAACAAGTTGTGCTAATATTGCACTGGTAACCGTCTCAAATATGTAAAAACTCAACCCCATAAAAACAAAGAGAATCGCGATCACCATGTCTAAAACACCTGGAAATCTATTCATTCTTGCCGCTCCCTCAGGTGCTGGAAAATCGAGCCTGATCAAAGCGCTGATAGAACGCTATAAAGAAGATACTCAACATCCGGTACAAGTTTCCGTATCTCATACCACTCGCAAGCCAAGACCCGGCGAAGTGCATGGCGTTCATTATCATTTTGTCGATGAAAGCACGTTCAAAAAGCTGATTGAGGAAGATGTGTTTTTTGAATGGGCTGAAGCTTTTGGCAACTACTATGGCACTTCAAAGCAAACCATAGCAGACACACTACAGCATGGTATTGACGTGTTTTTGGATATTGAATGGCAAGGTGCTCGTCAGGTTAAATCGCAAATCCCCGATGCCAGAACCATTTTTATTGCCCCTCCTTCCAAGAAAGCCCTGCATGAACGTTTAACCAATCGTCAGCAAGATTCCGCCGAGGAAATTGCACGCCGCATGGAGAAGGCTGAATCGGAAATTTCACACTACCATGAATTTGATTTTATCGTCATTAATGACGACTTCGATCAAGCACTAAGAGAAATTGACGCGATCGTTATCAGCCAACGTCTACGCAAAGCTAAACAGGTCATTCGATATAAAGCATTGTTCGACGATTTACTGTCCGGAAACAAGCCGCAGCCATAGCATATTTTGCTTGGCTATTGCTCAATAAATGAGTAAACTACGCGACCTTTTTTGTAATGCCTTATAAAATTAACGAACGGAGAACGACATGGCACGTGTAACCGTAGAAGATGCTGTGAAGAAAATTGGTAATCGTTTCGACCTGGTAATGGTAGCCGCTCGTCGTGCTCGCCAAATCGCCACCGAAGGCAAAGATCCTTTAGTACCGGTGAGCAATGATAAGGCAACGGTAACTGCTTTACGTGAAATCGAAGAAGGCTTGGTCACTGCAAGCACCTTGGACGAAGCAGAAATCAGAGATCAACAAGCGCAAGACGAACTGGAATTTGCCTCTGTTGGCAATATTTTGTCAGACCAGTAATAAAAAATTCCGCCTTCGCAAGCTAAATGCCGTTAAATC
Above is a window of Paraneptunicella aestuarii DNA encoding:
- the gmk gene encoding guanylate kinase, with protein sequence MSKTPGNLFILAAPSGAGKSSLIKALIERYKEDTQHPVQVSVSHTTRKPRPGEVHGVHYHFVDESTFKKLIEEDVFFEWAEAFGNYYGTSKQTIADTLQHGIDVFLDIEWQGARQVKSQIPDARTIFIAPPSKKALHERLTNRQQDSAEEIARRMEKAESEISHYHEFDFIVINDDFDQALREIDAIVISQRLRKAKQVIRYKALFDDLLSGNKPQP
- the rpoZ gene encoding DNA-directed RNA polymerase subunit omega; its protein translation is MARVTVEDAVKKIGNRFDLVMVAARRARQIATEGKDPLVPVSNDKATVTALREIEEGLVTASTLDEAEIRDQQAQDELEFASVGNILSDQ